Proteins encoded together in one Streptomyces sp. NA04227 window:
- the rimP gene encoding ribosome maturation factor RimP gives MSTTQSERLRELLEPLVTSKELDLEEIEVTPAGKRRVLRIVVDSDEGVLLDTCAELSREISDLLDARDTMGEGEYVLEVTSPGADRPLTEHRHYVRATGRLVNFKLAGGGELTARILKTDDEGLDLEVPGVKGRKPTARRLAFDEIDKARVEIEFNRRNSAAGAEGAEDAKAEEA, from the coding sequence ATGAGCACCACCCAGAGCGAGAGGCTGCGAGAACTGCTGGAGCCGCTCGTCACCTCCAAGGAGCTCGATCTCGAGGAGATCGAGGTGACCCCGGCCGGCAAACGCCGTGTGCTGCGCATCGTGGTCGACTCCGACGAGGGCGTGCTTCTGGACACCTGCGCCGAGCTGAGCCGTGAGATCTCCGACCTGCTCGACGCGCGGGACACGATGGGCGAGGGCGAGTACGTCCTGGAAGTGACCTCGCCCGGCGCCGACCGGCCGCTCACCGAGCACCGGCACTACGTCCGCGCGACCGGCCGCCTGGTGAACTTCAAGCTGGCCGGGGGCGGGGAGTTGACCGCCCGGATCCTCAAGACGGACGACGAGGGCCTCGACCTCGAAGTGCCCGGCGTGAAGGGCCGCAAGCCCACCGCCCGCCGACTGGCCTTCGACGAGATCGACAAGGCACGTGTGGAGATCGAGTTCAACCGCAGGAACAGCGCGGCGGGTGCCGAGGGCGCCGAGGACGCGAAGGCAGAGGAGGCGTAG